A genomic segment from Glycine soja cultivar W05 chromosome 20, ASM419377v2, whole genome shotgun sequence encodes:
- the LOC114403190 gene encoding sulfhydryl oxidase 2-like isoform X1, whose protein sequence is MMYLHLGLFLCILSVCCSATLSSSSFASRRSILREVSDNGKSGGDHPDYAVELNATNFDAVLKETPATFAVVEFFAHWCPACRNYKPHYEKVARLFNGPDAVHPGIILMTRVDCASKINTKLCDKFSVGHYPMLFWGPPSKFVGAGWEPKQEKSDMRVIDDARTADRLLNWINKQLGSSFGLDDQKFQNELLSSNVSDPGQIARAIYDVEEATSTAFDIILEHKMIKPGTRASLIKFLQLLAAHHPSRRCRKGTAEFLVSFDDLYPTDFWSTNKQEDDKSSVRNLKICGKDVPRGYWMFCRGSKNETRGFSCGLWVLLHSLSVRIDDGESQFTFNAICDFVHNFFICEECRQHFYKMCSSVSSPFNKARDFALWLWSSHNKVNERLMKEEASLGTADPKFPKTIWPPKQLCSSCYLSVDQRNNKIEWNQDEVFKFLADYYSKTLASLYKDKSIVGNDGSEGAVEDLIVATNAIVVPVGAALAIAVASCAFGALACYWRSQQKSRKYFHHLHSLKNI, encoded by the exons ATGATGTATTTACATTTGGGTCTCTTTCTGTGCATTCTTTCTGTGTGCTGCTCTGCTACTTTGTCGTCTTCTTCCTTCGCGTCGCGCCGTTCGATCCTTCGAGAGGTTAGCGACAATGGCAAAAGTGGTGGCGATCATCCCGATTATGCCGTTGAGCTGAACGCCACGAATTTCGATGCCGTTCTTAAAGAGACCCCTGCTACTTTCGCCGTCGTTGAATTCTTTGCCCATTG GTGCCCTGCGTGCAGGAATTATAAG CCTCACTACGAAAAGGTTGCTAGATTGTTTAATGGGCCTGATGCAGTGCATCCAGGAATCATATTAATGACAAGGGTAGATTGTGCATCAAAG ATAAATACTAAGCTATGTGATAAGTTTTCTGTTGGTCATTATCCTATGCTTTTTTGGGGCCCTCCTTCAAAATTTGTTGGTGCTGGTTGGGAACCTAAACAAGAGAAAAGTGATATGCGTGTGATTGATGATGCACGCACAGCTGATCGGTTGCTTAATTGGATCAACAAGCAATTAGGCAG TTCATTTGGCCTGGATgatcagaaatttcaaaatgagctTCTTTCATCCAATGTATCAGACCCCGGACAG ATTGCAAGAGCTATCTATGATGTCGAAGAGGCAACTTCTACAGCTTTTGACATTATCCTAGAGCACAAG ATGATAAAACCAGGAACTCGTGCTTCACTTATAAAGTTTCTTCAGCTTTTAGCAGCCCATCATCCTTCTAGGAG ATGCCGGAAGGGTACTGCTGAATTTCTTGTGAGCTTTGATGACTTGTACCCAACAGATTTTTGGTCAACTAATAAGCAGGAAGATGACAAGAGTTCAGTTAGGAACCTAAAGATTTGTGGAAAAGATGTGCCTCGAGGATACTGG ATGTTTTGTCGTGGCAGTAAGAATGAAACCAGAGGCTTTAG TTGTGGTTTATGGGTTCTTCTGCATTCACTCTCTGTGAGGATTGATGATGGAGAGAGTCAGTTTACATTTAATGCAATATGTGATTTTGTTCACAACTTCTTCATCTGTGAGGAATGCCGACAACATTTCTACAAGATGTGTTCAAG CGTTTCTAGTCCTTTCAACAAAGCCCGTGACTTTGCTCTCTGGTTGTGGAGTTCCCATAACAAGGTAAACGAAAGATTGATGAAAGAAGAAGCATCCCTAGGCACTGCTGACCCCAAATTCCCAAAGACAATTTGGCCACCGAAGCAGCTTTGCTCTTCCTGTTACCTAAGTGTTGACCAGAGGAACAACAAAATTGAATGGAACCAAGATGAGGTCTTTAAGTTCTTGGCTGATTACTACAGTAAAACACTAGCGTCTCTGTATAAGGACAAGAGTATTGTCGGAAATGACGGAAGTGAAGGAGCTGTTGAAGATTTAATAGTAGCAACTAATGCAATTGTGGTGCCTGTGGGAGCTGCTTTGGCTATTGCTGTTGCTAGCTGTGCTTTTGGAGCACTTGCTTGCTACTGGCGTTCGCAGCAAAAGAGTCGGAAGTATTTTCACCACCTACACTCTTTAAAGAACATTTGA
- the LOC114402962 gene encoding putative fasciclin-like arabinogalactan protein 20, which produces MASSLPLLLLLLPFGLFSFGRALPREAIFDASDVLSDSGYVSMALTLEIVAETLLEQSPSATVFAPSDSAFKKSGQPSLDLLRFHLAPLPLPPASLRLLTAGSRIRTMLPGQTLTVTTSSSDGVTSFNNIKLTGSPIYDDGILLVYGIDTFFDPNFQFNIQGPSDKSDSSCSAKNHTATASDSFDQAIQTLKTGGYSAVASFLGMQLSGVADQSGITVFAPADDMVMNRIGDFGEYPSFFRRHVVPCRLLWNDLVDFGDGSELPTFLEGFAINITRSDGVLILNGVRVFFPDVFFNDRVVVHGVSDVLAAQDNALRIDVDDEEILFDPSEF; this is translated from the coding sequence ATGGCGTCCTCACTCccgctcctcctcctcctcctcccctTCGGCCTCTTCTCTTTCGGCCGCGCTCTTCCTCGCGAAGCCATTTTCGACGCCTCCGACGTTCTCTCCGATTCAGGGTACGTTTCCATGGCactgacgctcgaaattgttgCCGAAACCCTTCTTGAGCAGTCCCCTTCCGCCACCGTCTTCGCCCCCTCCGACTCTGCCTTCAAGAAATCCGGCCAGCCCTCCCTCGACCTCCTCCGCTTCCACCTCGCCCCGCTCCCTCTCCCTCCGGCGAGCCTCCGTCTCCTCACCGCCGGCTCCAGGATCCGGACGATGCTCCCTGGCCAGACTCTCACCGTCACCACCTCCTCCTCCGACGGCGTAACCTCATTCAACAACATCAAGCTCACCGGATCTCCCATCTACGACGACGGTATTCTCTTAGTCTACGGAATCGATACGTTCTTCGACCCTAACTTTCAGTTTAACATTCAAGGACCTAGTGATAAGTCCGATTCCTCTTGTTCCGCGAAGAACCACACCGCGACTGCCTCCGATTCCTTCGACCAAGCCATCCAAACCCTAAAAACCGGGGGATACTCCGCCGTGGCCTCGTTTCTCGGAATGCAGCTCTCCGGCGTGGCGGACCAGAGCGGGATCACGGTGTTCGCTCCGGCGGACGACATGGTGATGAACCGCATCGGCGATTTCGGCGAGTATCCTTCGTTCTTTCGCCGCCACGTCGTGCCGTGCAGGCTCCTGTGGAACGATCTGGTGGATTTCGGCGACGGATCGGAGCTGCCTACGTTCTTGGAGGGATTCGCAATCAACATCACCAGATCTGACGGCGTTTTGATTCTCAACGGAGTTCGGGTTTTCTTCCCCGACGTGTTCTTCAACGACAGGGTGGTTGTTCACGGCGTTAGTGATGTTCTGGCTGCACAGGACAACGCGCTTCgcattgatgttgatgatgaagaaATCCTGTTTGACCCTTCTGAATTTTGA
- the LOC114403926 gene encoding repressor of RNA polymerase III transcription MAF1 homolog, whose product MKFLECSALDRLNDFLGNLNLGERTIKGCLEAYSCKHAGSDKKLSISLETEILDYLGKSSDTDSSSPDQTFLTRTSRKTLVYLVLTLYHMYPDYDFSAVKAHQFFTEESRDSFKQIFDTYMHEASKEWAETVGGASLLDTLFKALDEVVKLVDCDIYGYVPDFEADPLLESGGTIWSFNFLFYNRKLKRIVSFRFSCFSNLIADGLLIDDIHNEYDEEIFADMDI is encoded by the exons ATGAAGTTCCTGGAGTGTTCTGCTTTAGATcg GCTTAATGATTTCTTGGGTAATTTGAATCTGGGAGAACGTACTATCAAAGGATGCCTTGAAGCTTATAGTT gCAAACATGCTGGATCGGATAAAAAACTCTCCATCAGTTTGGAGACAGAG ATTCTTGATTATCTTGGGAAATCATCCGACACTGATTCCTCCTCACCAGATCAAACCTTCTTAACCAGAACCAG CCGAAAGACATTGGTTTACCTGGTTCTAACCCTGTATCACATGTATCCCGATTATGACTTCAG TGCAGTTAAGGCTCACCAGTTTTTCACAGAGGAATCACGGGACAGCTTTAAGCAGATTTTTGATACCTACATGCATGAAGCTTCCAAG GAATGGGCTGAAACTGTTGGGGGTGCTTCTTTGCTGGACACCTTGTTCAAGGCCCTTGatgag GTGGTGAAGTTAGTGGATTGTGATATTTACGGTTATGTCCCTGATTTTGAAGCAGATCCATTACTAGAGAGTGGAGGAACAAT ATGGTcctttaatttcttgttttaCAATAGAAAGCTTAAGCGGATTGTATCTTTTCGATTCAGTTGTTTTAG TAACTTGATTGCTGACGGACTGCTTATTGATGATATACACAATGAGTACGATGAAGAGATATTTGCTGACATGGATATATGA
- the LOC114401714 gene encoding uncharacterized protein LOC114401714 isoform X3 yields MGDHFELLVDRLLTESTLEAALESRNRSILAASSAVNDAKIDLNLMKMGVDDIKFLGKVVECRICHDDDQDSNMETPCSCCGSLKLLLIFLQYAHRRCIQRWCNEKGDTTCEICHQQFKPGYTAPPPLFQFGRIPMSFRGNWEISRRDLNSTHLVSMVPTDQNLTTSNYDQYSASATGSLICCRSIAVIFMVLLILRHTLPLVISGNKEYSFPLFLLLLFRIAGVVLPIYFMVRAVALIQRHRRQHQSLVFLLGHL; encoded by the exons ATGGGGGATCACTTTGAGTTGCTGGTTGATCGATTGCTTACTGAGTCCACATTAGAAGCTGCACTTGAGAGCAGAAATAGGTCAATACTGGCTGCATCCTCTGCGGTGAATGATGCAAAAATTGATCTCAACTTGATGAAGATGGGAGTGGATGATATCAAATTTCTAGGGAAGGTGGTAGAATGCAGGATATGTCATGATGATGATCAAGATTCCAATATGGAGACACCCTGCTCTTGTTGTGGTAGTTTGAAG CTTTTACTGATTTTTTTGCAGTACGCCCACCGCAGATGTATACAACGATGGTGTAATGAGAAGGGAGACACCACCTGTGAGATATGCCACCAG CAATTCAAGCCTGGTTATACTGCTCCTCCACCACTATTTCAGTTTGGACGTATTCCAATGAGTTTTAG GGGAAATTGGGAGATTTCAAGAAGAGACTTGAATAGTACTCATTTGGTTAGCATGGTCCCCACTGATCAGAACCTTACCACTTCTAACTATGATCAGTATTCAGCCTCTGCTACTGGAAGTTTGATTTGCTGTCGTTCAATTGCTGTCATT TTCATGGTTCTTCTGATTTTAAGACATACACTTCCCCTTGTAATCAGTGGAAATAAGGAGTATTCTTTCCCACTCTTTTTG CTGTTGTTATTTCGGATTGCGGGAGTTGTTCTTCCTATATACTTCATGGTTAGAGCAGTGGCATTAATCCAGCGGCATCGGAGACAACATCAA TCTCTTGTATTTTTGCTTGGCCATTTGTAA
- the LOC114401714 gene encoding uncharacterized protein LOC114401714 isoform X2 → MGDHFELLVDRLLTESTLEAALESRNRSILAASSAVNDAKIDLNLMKMGVDDIKFLGKVVECRICHDDDQDSNMETPCSCCGSLKYAHRRCIQRWCNEKGDTTCEICHQQFKPGYTAPPPLFQFGRIPMSFRGNWEISRRDLNSTHLVSMVPTDQNLTTSNYDQYSASATGSLICCRSIAVIFMVLLILRHTLPLVISGNKEYSFPLFLLLLFRIAGVVLPIYFMVRAVALIQRHRRQHQEHLNASASSSDDESEQADLQPQPQPHVIRVL, encoded by the exons ATGGGGGATCACTTTGAGTTGCTGGTTGATCGATTGCTTACTGAGTCCACATTAGAAGCTGCACTTGAGAGCAGAAATAGGTCAATACTGGCTGCATCCTCTGCGGTGAATGATGCAAAAATTGATCTCAACTTGATGAAGATGGGAGTGGATGATATCAAATTTCTAGGGAAGGTGGTAGAATGCAGGATATGTCATGATGATGATCAAGATTCCAATATGGAGACACCCTGCTCTTGTTGTGGTAGTTTGAAG TACGCCCACCGCAGATGTATACAACGATGGTGTAATGAGAAGGGAGACACCACCTGTGAGATATGCCACCAG CAATTCAAGCCTGGTTATACTGCTCCTCCACCACTATTTCAGTTTGGACGTATTCCAATGAGTTTTAG GGGAAATTGGGAGATTTCAAGAAGAGACTTGAATAGTACTCATTTGGTTAGCATGGTCCCCACTGATCAGAACCTTACCACTTCTAACTATGATCAGTATTCAGCCTCTGCTACTGGAAGTTTGATTTGCTGTCGTTCAATTGCTGTCATT TTCATGGTTCTTCTGATTTTAAGACATACACTTCCCCTTGTAATCAGTGGAAATAAGGAGTATTCTTTCCCACTCTTTTTG CTGTTGTTATTTCGGATTGCGGGAGTTGTTCTTCCTATATACTTCATGGTTAGAGCAGTGGCATTAATCCAGCGGCATCGGAGACAACATCAA GAGCATCTTAATGCCTCGGCCAGTTCGTCTGACGATGAAAGCGAGCAAGCAGATTTGCAGCCTCAGCCTCAGCCTCATGTCATACGTGTACTGTAA
- the LOC114401714 gene encoding uncharacterized protein LOC114401714 isoform X1: MGDHFELLVDRLLTESTLEAALESRNRSILAASSAVNDAKIDLNLMKMGVDDIKFLGKVVECRICHDDDQDSNMETPCSCCGSLKLLLIFLQYAHRRCIQRWCNEKGDTTCEICHQQFKPGYTAPPPLFQFGRIPMSFRGNWEISRRDLNSTHLVSMVPTDQNLTTSNYDQYSASATGSLICCRSIAVIFMVLLILRHTLPLVISGNKEYSFPLFLLLLFRIAGVVLPIYFMVRAVALIQRHRRQHQEHLNASASSSDDESEQADLQPQPQPHVIRVL, translated from the exons ATGGGGGATCACTTTGAGTTGCTGGTTGATCGATTGCTTACTGAGTCCACATTAGAAGCTGCACTTGAGAGCAGAAATAGGTCAATACTGGCTGCATCCTCTGCGGTGAATGATGCAAAAATTGATCTCAACTTGATGAAGATGGGAGTGGATGATATCAAATTTCTAGGGAAGGTGGTAGAATGCAGGATATGTCATGATGATGATCAAGATTCCAATATGGAGACACCCTGCTCTTGTTGTGGTAGTTTGAAG CTTTTACTGATTTTTTTGCAGTACGCCCACCGCAGATGTATACAACGATGGTGTAATGAGAAGGGAGACACCACCTGTGAGATATGCCACCAG CAATTCAAGCCTGGTTATACTGCTCCTCCACCACTATTTCAGTTTGGACGTATTCCAATGAGTTTTAG GGGAAATTGGGAGATTTCAAGAAGAGACTTGAATAGTACTCATTTGGTTAGCATGGTCCCCACTGATCAGAACCTTACCACTTCTAACTATGATCAGTATTCAGCCTCTGCTACTGGAAGTTTGATTTGCTGTCGTTCAATTGCTGTCATT TTCATGGTTCTTCTGATTTTAAGACATACACTTCCCCTTGTAATCAGTGGAAATAAGGAGTATTCTTTCCCACTCTTTTTG CTGTTGTTATTTCGGATTGCGGGAGTTGTTCTTCCTATATACTTCATGGTTAGAGCAGTGGCATTAATCCAGCGGCATCGGAGACAACATCAA GAGCATCTTAATGCCTCGGCCAGTTCGTCTGACGATGAAAGCGAGCAAGCAGATTTGCAGCCTCAGCCTCAGCCTCATGTCATACGTGTACTGTAA
- the LOC114403190 gene encoding sulfhydryl oxidase 2-like isoform X2, with protein MMYLHLGLFLCILSVCCSATLSSSSFASRRSILREVSDNGKSGGDHPDYAVELNATNFDAVLKETPATFAVVEFFAHWCPACRNYKPHYEKVARLFNGPDAVHPGIILMTRVDCASKINTKLCDKFSVGHYPMLFWGPPSKFVGAGWEPKQEKSDMRVIDDARTADRLLNWINKQLGSSFGLDDQKFQNELLSSNVSDPGQIARAIYDVEEATSTAFDIILEHKMIKPGTRASLIKFLQLLAAHHPSRRCRKGTAEFLVSFDDLYPTDFWSTNKQEDDKSSVRNLKICGKDVPRGYWMFCRGSKNETRGFSCGLWVLLHSLSVRIDDGESQFTFNAICDFVHNFFICEECRQHFYKMCSSVSSPFNKARDFALWLWSSHNKVNERLMKEEASLGTADPKFPKTIWPPKQLCSSCYLSVDQRNNKIEWNQDEVFKFLADYYSKTLASLYKDKSIVGNDGSEGAVEDLIVATNAIVVPVGAALAIAVASCAFGALACYWRSQQKSRKPRRTWK; from the exons ATGATGTATTTACATTTGGGTCTCTTTCTGTGCATTCTTTCTGTGTGCTGCTCTGCTACTTTGTCGTCTTCTTCCTTCGCGTCGCGCCGTTCGATCCTTCGAGAGGTTAGCGACAATGGCAAAAGTGGTGGCGATCATCCCGATTATGCCGTTGAGCTGAACGCCACGAATTTCGATGCCGTTCTTAAAGAGACCCCTGCTACTTTCGCCGTCGTTGAATTCTTTGCCCATTG GTGCCCTGCGTGCAGGAATTATAAG CCTCACTACGAAAAGGTTGCTAGATTGTTTAATGGGCCTGATGCAGTGCATCCAGGAATCATATTAATGACAAGGGTAGATTGTGCATCAAAG ATAAATACTAAGCTATGTGATAAGTTTTCTGTTGGTCATTATCCTATGCTTTTTTGGGGCCCTCCTTCAAAATTTGTTGGTGCTGGTTGGGAACCTAAACAAGAGAAAAGTGATATGCGTGTGATTGATGATGCACGCACAGCTGATCGGTTGCTTAATTGGATCAACAAGCAATTAGGCAG TTCATTTGGCCTGGATgatcagaaatttcaaaatgagctTCTTTCATCCAATGTATCAGACCCCGGACAG ATTGCAAGAGCTATCTATGATGTCGAAGAGGCAACTTCTACAGCTTTTGACATTATCCTAGAGCACAAG ATGATAAAACCAGGAACTCGTGCTTCACTTATAAAGTTTCTTCAGCTTTTAGCAGCCCATCATCCTTCTAGGAG ATGCCGGAAGGGTACTGCTGAATTTCTTGTGAGCTTTGATGACTTGTACCCAACAGATTTTTGGTCAACTAATAAGCAGGAAGATGACAAGAGTTCAGTTAGGAACCTAAAGATTTGTGGAAAAGATGTGCCTCGAGGATACTGG ATGTTTTGTCGTGGCAGTAAGAATGAAACCAGAGGCTTTAG TTGTGGTTTATGGGTTCTTCTGCATTCACTCTCTGTGAGGATTGATGATGGAGAGAGTCAGTTTACATTTAATGCAATATGTGATTTTGTTCACAACTTCTTCATCTGTGAGGAATGCCGACAACATTTCTACAAGATGTGTTCAAG CGTTTCTAGTCCTTTCAACAAAGCCCGTGACTTTGCTCTCTGGTTGTGGAGTTCCCATAACAAGGTAAACGAAAGATTGATGAAAGAAGAAGCATCCCTAGGCACTGCTGACCCCAAATTCCCAAAGACAATTTGGCCACCGAAGCAGCTTTGCTCTTCCTGTTACCTAAGTGTTGACCAGAGGAACAACAAAATTGAATGGAACCAAGATGAGGTCTTTAAGTTCTTGGCTGATTACTACAGTAAAACACTAGCGTCTCTGTATAAGGACAAGAGTATTGTCGGAAATGACGGAAGTGAAGGAGCTGTTGAAGATTTAATAGTAGCAACTAATGCAATTGTGGTGCCTGTGGGAGCTGCTTTGGCTATTGCTGTTGCTAGCTGTGCTTTTGGAGCACTTGCTTGCTACTGGCGTTCGCAGCAAAAGAGTCGGAA GCCTAGAAGAACGTGGAAGTAG